The Synechococcus sp. MVIR-18-1 region TCGAGAGCCGCCCGTAGGGGCGGCTCTTTTAATGCCAAAGAGATTCAAAACTGCTTGCAGTAGTCTCACTTGAGACGCTTTATGAGTCCAGTTAAGGGTCTTGGATGAGCCGCATGAGACTCAACTTTGGTTGCTGACAGCGGGTTTGCCTCGCATTGTTGAGGCGGGTTTCTCGTTGCGGATTGCAGCTGTGCTTTGTTTCAGAGCGAAGGGGCTCGTTTGGGGTGATCCCCGAAATTATTGTCTTGTATGTCGTGAATGAGACTTGCACTGAGTCTTGACACAAGACTCGATTGCGATTGTTGTTTCCTTCGTTTGGTGCGGCAAAAGCCTGCAGCGCTGTTGTCTTGCTGCGCAAGGTGGCTTGAGTCATAGGCCTGGCCAGGTCGTCCAATGGTCTTGCGTCACTGTGTCTACAGCAGGTACGCAAGCTTCAAAAATGGTGCTATCACTTGTGTCTTTATTGGCCAAGAATCGCTTGGACATCCGATTGACGGGCTTGGACAGGTTTTAGGCGATTGATTCGTTGCTCCTCGACTCGCTGTGGACGTTCGGGTCTGGATGATCGATTGATTTTTGTTGGCTCTAGGAATGAGGATTCGGCAAGGGTGGCATTTAAAACAATCGAAAAGTGAGTTCATAACAACAAATCAATCTTCTATCTGGCTTGGGACTTGCTCTGAGACCAGTTGTAAGACTCAGCTGAGATTTATGACCCTTAGTCGTCTTGCATGCGTCTTATTATGAGTCCTACTCTGATGCATGCTTGAGATTACTGAGACTCTTTGTCTCTATAAAGCTCCCGCAGCATCTGATAAGCCTCATTCAGTCGTCTCATTCCATCCGTAGATCCCCCGGCGTCTGGATGGGCTTCGATCGCTTTTTTCTTGTAAGCGTCTCGGATGGTACGCAGAGTGAGGGAGGCTCCAGCTTGCGTTGGTAGATCTAGCAATCGCAGCGCACCATGCAGGGTCATGGTGGATTCCAAGGTTTCAAAGGACGTCACACGCCGACTTCGTTTGAAGCGGTTCACAAAGCGACGAATCAACGTTGGGATGCGATCTTCCACGTTGCCTGCGGCAAATGGATCTTCGAGAACTGCAGCAGCGACAATCACATGTTCAAATTTTGGAGACTGCACGGACCAATCAGTGCAGACATCCTGCATTGATTGGTTGACCTGGCTCCAGGTGAAGGTGCGCCCCTCGCTTCCGTCCAATTGGGGCCAAATATCTCGGGCCATCCACAACATCACAGCTTCAAGAACCGTTGCCCCTGGCGCTGATCCATACAGGCTGGTCCAGTGATCGATGGCTTTATTGCAGCAAGCGGTTAAGTGATCAAAGCTCACCACTGGTACAAAGGGACTGTCACGTCCTTCTTCTGGCGTTTGAGGCTGTTGAAGGCTGGTTCGGATGGCCTGCGTGCGGCTTCTCACAAATCCAGGTAAGTCAATGCCTCGTTTTTTTGTGTTGATCTCCCTCGGCTGACTGGTGTCGGGGGTGAGCACTGATGTTGTGTCTTGCTCTTTCGGGTCTTGACTACGGCGAACCAAGACGATGGCCCGGTCCTCGTTGTAGGAGGGTTCCGTTGGTCGCTGGTCTCGCTTTAATTCGATGGCATCAGGCGAGGTCGCGACTGATACGTCGTCCGTTGGCTCCTTGTTGGCTCCAGTGCTGAGAAGATCAGCGACACCTGCCTCGAGGTCTGTCTCGAAATCCGTCTCATCAGTCCAGATTTCTTCCAGCAATCGCGTTAAGCAATCTCCTCTGGACCTGATGCACCACTCTCTCTTCAGCTCGTCGATGCGATCAACGAGATGATCAGGAAGTTCAAGTGTGATCCGACGCCCCATTCAGCCTGCCGCGATGATCCGAGTAAAACAATGCGCGAAGCCTATCGACCTTGCAGTCGGCGCAGCCAATCCTGCTGAGCCTTGATGGCATCGCGATAGCGCTGCTCCAATGAATCGTTAACGCGCTGAGGCATGATCATCGCTGCTGGCAACTGATTGGCACCACTTGATGGCGCGGCAATCGTTGAAGGCTGAATTCTTGGGGCTGGTTTCGGAGTGGTCCGAGGTGTGGCTACAGGTCGAGGAGATCTGATGATGGGGTTTGGCTTGTTGTCTTTCGCCTTAGGGGGATTTGGCTGCGCATTGATCGCCGGTGGAGGCGTTGGCGGAACAACCTTGCGTTTTTTCGCTGCTGCTTCAGCTTTTCTTGCTGCTTCCAGTAACTCTTCACGCCGACGAAGCACTGCGAGCTGGGTCACTGGAACCACGCTTAACAAGTGTCCTGGCGTGGCATCAGCTGGATAAACAACGCTGATTGTGACGGGATTGACAGCGTTTGCCTGAACATTGATTTGGCCGAGGGGCAGGCTCTGCCCCGATTTCATCCCAACATGAACTTCTCGATAGCCTTCCTGACTTTTGATTCCGATCGATCCCCGAAAAGCTGTGAAAGGTTTTCGACCGGATGCCACTGGATGGCTTAAAACCAACTCGTGAGCGCCAATGCCAGAGAGATTCAGCTCAACATCAAAGCGCACTCCGTAGGTGCCAACATTATTAAGAGCGGAATCAATCATCCGTGTTGATAATTGATTGACCTGAATATCTCTCGTTCCAAAGTGATGCTTGCGAGTGCTTGTTAAAGGAATGTGTAATGCACTTTGTGAGAGGTCATGATTGATCGAGGCTTTGTATTCGTCACCAAGGGCCACACCAGCCACTCTTGAAAATACTTTTCCCGTACGAATCTCATTGAGACGGTTCAAATAAATGCGCCCCGGTGCCAGTCTATTGCTATCAAGAACAGCAATAAGCTCTTGCTCTTGGTTTGTTTCCTCTGCTGCTACCACAGCAAGTTGGAATGGCCCGTCACTACGACCTCTCAATAGACCGTTCATAATTCCTCTCGCAGGAAGAACTGAACTCACAATCACTTTGCGACTTCGAGCTGGGATCGTTATTTGCTGTGGGAGCTTGCGATCAAGTTCGCCTCTCAACATTTGCACTGCTGTGGCGTCACCTGGGCCCGTATTCCATGGACGACGGCCAAGGGGCTTTACGCCCATCAAACGATTGGACTGATAGGGCGCCTCAAAACTGTTTTTAACAGAGCCTCTTTTTAATTTGAGGGTCACAGGTTTGCTACCTGGATTGATAGCAATTGCTGCAACTGATAGCAATCCTCTGGATCGACGACCTCCTAACTTACTGCTGTCTTGAGGATAGTATTTATGGTGCATATGCAACCCGAATTCGCCATTAAAAGTGAATTCAGCATTCCTTAATGGCTGGTTGTTTTCAGCGGCGACAGCTGAACCTGGAGCTGTATTGACGAGGATCCCAGGCCCTTTGACAATTTCGGGTTGGTTCGAATGAAGGACTGGAACGTTATTAAAGGTGCCATTGAGAGCACGAGCTCTCTGCCCAGCCATCAAGGGCACGTAAGCATGCGCCTTCTCCACGACACCTAAATCACATGTCGCAATTGCGACGCTGACTAGGACCAGTTTTGATAATCGGTGCGACACGCGAGACTGGTTTTGGGCCATGCGGCTGGATTCTTCCGCAAGTTCCAAACCTAATCGTCTGGTTCAGAAGCGCCAAGTGTGTGTTGGCAGTCTCGATTTCTGGAACAATTCGCCAGGATTATGGAAGATCGTGTGTTTACGCATGTTGCCTCCATTTTTCTGCCAGTCCTCATGTGAGCCCTCCAGTCATTGGCGGAGTCATCACCAACAACGCAAGTTGGAGATGCTCCGTTTCTGGCGCGATGGGCTTGAGCGTCAACTTGCTGCTGTCAACGCGGCGATGACCACACTTGAGGGCCAAATTCAACGGGACCACAGCGACGAATCCTGATCTACCAACTCCTGCCGCAATTGGGCTAGGGCCCGTTTCAGCCTCCGCTGCATTGTCATTGCGCTGACACCCTGCTTTGTCCCAGCAACACGGAGGCTGGCACCTTCGATCACGACCTCAATCAGCGCCTTTTGCTCCGTTGGCGCTAATTGGTGAATGGCCTTCCAGATTCGGCGGGCGCTTTCCTGCATCAGCATCGGCTCCCATCCAGGTTGGTCTGCTGCCACTCTGCTTTCGTCTAGGGGCTCCCACGATTGACGACGGCGATAGGCATGGACCTGAAGTTCCCTCTCCGCTGACATCGAAGCTTTTTGCGGTTCTGAAGAGGTGTTTTTAATTGTGTTTTGGGCTTGTTCTTGGAGCCGTCTAGGGAGTCGCACCAGTCCCACGCTGTCTCTGAGGTAATGAAGAATGGCTCCTCTGATGTGAGGCCTTGCAAACACCTCAAATGGTTTGTCTTGACCTTGCTCATAGCCTTCTGCCGCTCGCAATAACCCAAGCCTGCCCACCTGCTCGAGATCATCTCGATCCAGACCTGATCGTCTTGCGTAATGCCCTGCAATCGGATCGACCAGGTTCAGATGATGCTTGATCCGTGCATTTCTGATCGTGTGGTTTTCGTTCATGGTTGTTATCGAAGAAGGGGGTCGGTATCGGACGGTTGTCCTTCTTTAGACAGACAGCTAAGGGGATGACTCCACAACCGTGTTTCCACGGATTTCGAGAACGACTTCACGCAATAAGGCCTCTGGGCCATGAACTTTGAGCCAGTTCCGATCAGCGCTTGCGGTGGCCAATAGGTATCCAGCAAATCCAAGGGCATTGATGCTGAATCCGGCAGCACCTTCTCGACGACGCCTCACCATCGCCATCCATTGCGGTGTAAGCAAAAGGTTGTAGAAAGATCTTGGGCGTTGATCTTGAGAGGGATGTCCGTTGCCTAGTTGTTTAGAAAGTGATAGATAGCAGTCATAAAGGTGTTGTGCTTGTTCATCTTGGTTCTTGCTTGGATTGAATCGCGAGACAACGGAGCAGCTGTTCAACAAGGAATCGTTCGTTGTTTCGATTCTTCTCTGTGAAGCCAATTGTTTTTGAAACCAGAGGTCTCTTGGACAACTAATCTCGTCTTTGTTGCGTGGCAACAGTTGAAGATGTCGATGGGGTTGACTCGCGCCTGCAATAGGTCCGCTGTTGAAAAACCACAGGCCAGATGTGTCTTGATCAACGTGAACTAATGCGGTCCAGTCAGCCAATGTGAGCCAACTATCCTGGGCGGCCCAATCGGAAGTAATCAGAAGCATGTGTCCACGTTGGACCGGATATTTATTCAAAATGACTGCATGACCTGGATCTAAACGTGCCACCTCAAGTTGTGGGTCCCACGGTTGAAATGGATTGGGTTTAGGTCCCTCTCTCTTTAAATGTTTAGGCAAGCGACTTTCGAGAGTTCGCAACTCGAAATTGGATTCTGGATTACCAACAAGAGGTTCTAATGAGGTACTAAGAGGAACGAGCGCTCCAGACTTCAGTGCCCTCTCGCTTTGCTCGAGCGCTCGCTTCCAGTAGGTCTCAGTTCCCATTTGTTTTGAGCCTCGCTAGGGAGGCACCCACGTAATAACGACTCAAGATTTCATTGAACTTGAGCCCCTTCATGGCCAGGTTTTGTGCGCCGTGTTGACTCATGCTTGCGCCCAAATGGCTGTGCGCCTCAGCAGCGATTTCACTGGTCGATGCGTACAGCGATTCCACTAATCCTCCTTGAAAACTCAGCACCAAACCCTGGGTCGCTTTTGTTGCGGCTGCCGTGGGTGCGCTTTGACTATTGAGGCCTCCATAGGCTTGCCAACGTGTTGTATCACCAAGATTGAAATCGGAATCTGCAGGACGCACAAGGTGCACGAGGGCATAGGACCGTGCAGCAACAGCTTGTGCCTTTAATGCTTCAGGATTCCAGTGACTCGGCATCTCCGCTCCAACTACAGAGGCTACG contains the following coding sequences:
- a CDS encoding ATP adenylyltransferase — translated: MGTETYWKRALEQSERALKSGALVPLSTSLEPLVGNPESNFELRTLESRLPKHLKREGPKPNPFQPWDPQLEVARLDPGHAVILNKYPVQRGHMLLITSDWAAQDSWLTLADWTALVHVDQDTSGLWFFNSGPIAGASQPHRHLQLLPRNKDEISCPRDLWFQKQLASQRRIETTNDSLLNSCSVVSRFNPSKNQDEQAQHLYDCYLSLSKQLGNGHPSQDQRPRSFYNLLLTPQWMAMVRRRREGAAGFSINALGFAGYLLATASADRNWLKVHGPEALLREVVLEIRGNTVVESSP
- a CDS encoding sigma-70 family RNA polymerase sigma factor; translated protein: MNENHTIRNARIKHHLNLVDPIAGHYARRSGLDRDDLEQVGRLGLLRAAEGYEQGQDKPFEVFARPHIRGAILHYLRDSVGLVRLPRRLQEQAQNTIKNTSSEPQKASMSAERELQVHAYRRRQSWEPLDESRVAADQPGWEPMLMQESARRIWKAIHQLAPTEQKALIEVVIEGASLRVAGTKQGVSAMTMQRRLKRALAQLRQELVDQDSSLWSR
- a CDS encoding molecular chaperone DnaJ, giving the protein MGRRITLELPDHLVDRIDELKREWCIRSRGDCLTRLLEEIWTDETDFETDLEAGVADLLSTGANKEPTDDVSVATSPDAIELKRDQRPTEPSYNEDRAIVLVRRSQDPKEQDTTSVLTPDTSQPREINTKKRGIDLPGFVRSRTQAIRTSLQQPQTPEEGRDSPFVPVVSFDHLTACCNKAIDHWTSLYGSAPGATVLEAVMLWMARDIWPQLDGSEGRTFTWSQVNQSMQDVCTDWSVQSPKFEHVIVAAAVLEDPFAAGNVEDRIPTLIRRFVNRFKRSRRVTSFETLESTMTLHGALRLLDLPTQAGASLTLRTIRDAYKKKAIEAHPDAGGSTDGMRRLNEAYQMLRELYRDKESQ
- a CDS encoding DUF3370 family protein; its protein translation is MAQNQSRVSHRLSKLVLVSVAIATCDLGVVEKAHAYVPLMAGQRARALNGTFNNVPVLHSNQPEIVKGPGILVNTAPGSAVAAENNQPLRNAEFTFNGEFGLHMHHKYYPQDSSKLGGRRSRGLLSVAAIAINPGSKPVTLKLKRGSVKNSFEAPYQSNRLMGVKPLGRRPWNTGPGDATAVQMLRGELDRKLPQQITIPARSRKVIVSSVLPARGIMNGLLRGRSDGPFQLAVVAAEETNQEQELIAVLDSNRLAPGRIYLNRLNEIRTGKVFSRVAGVALGDEYKASINHDLSQSALHIPLTSTRKHHFGTRDIQVNQLSTRMIDSALNNVGTYGVRFDVELNLSGIGAHELVLSHPVASGRKPFTAFRGSIGIKSQEGYREVHVGMKSGQSLPLGQINVQANAVNPVTISVVYPADATPGHLLSVVPVTQLAVLRRREELLEAARKAEAAAKKRKVVPPTPPPAINAQPNPPKAKDNKPNPIIRSPRPVATPRTTPKPAPRIQPSTIAAPSSGANQLPAAMIMPQRVNDSLEQRYRDAIKAQQDWLRRLQGR